In Deltaproteobacteria bacterium, the following proteins share a genomic window:
- a CDS encoding four helix bundle protein, giving the protein MKIAEGKGRFSKKEFVQYLYIARGSLYETMTLLEIFKRRNWISHEKYFEI; this is encoded by the coding sequence ATGAAGATTGCAGAAGGGAAAGGTAGATTTTCGAAAAAAGAATTTGTTCAGTATTTATACATAGCACGAGGTTCCCTATATGAGACGATGACCTTGCTTGAAATTTTTAAAAGAAGAAATTGGATAAGCCATGAAAAATATTTTGAAATTTAA
- a CDS encoding polysaccharide biosynthesis/export family protein: MLGPEDMIEITVWGHEDLKRMVPVSLEGTITFPMIGEVRAAGKSTQQLEKELARKLGDGYLKNPQLTVTVKDYKSQKVFVMGEVKNPGTYPITKENNLLFALSQAGGFTKDAGEEVVVIRPRDPVKQGKMMTLEEAAADKKTTILRVNLKDALAGDRKDNVPIRDGDSIIVPKMPFFFVMGEVKNPGQFNLERGTTVLMGISIGGGLTPKSAPNRTKIVREVEGKKTEIKVNMETLVQAGDTIIVPESFF; encoded by the coding sequence ATGCTTGGTCCCGAGGATATGATTGAGATTACCGTTTGGGGTCATGAGGATTTGAAGCGCATGGTGCCGGTGTCCCTTGAGGGGACCATTACTTTCCCCATGATCGGGGAGGTCCGGGCCGCCGGAAAATCGACCCAGCAGTTGGAAAAAGAATTGGCCCGGAAATTGGGGGACGGCTATCTGAAGAACCCTCAACTCACTGTGACCGTTAAAGATTATAAAAGCCAGAAAGTTTTTGTCATGGGCGAGGTAAAAAATCCGGGTACCTATCCCATAACAAAAGAAAATAATTTACTTTTCGCCCTTTCCCAGGCCGGTGGGTTTACCAAGGATGCCGGGGAAGAGGTGGTGGTTATCCGACCCCGAGACCCTGTCAAACAAGGAAAGATGATGACCCTGGAAGAGGCCGCGGCCGATAAAAAAACGACTATCCTCCGGGTAAATCTAAAGGATGCCTTAGCCGGAGACCGAAAAGACAATGTGCCGATTCGGGACGGGGATTCCATTATTGTCCCCAAAATGCCCTTTTTCTTTGTCATGGGCGAAGTAAAAAATCCAGGACAGTTTAATTTGGAACGGGGGACAACGGTCCTGATGGGTATCAGTATCGGAGGAGGGCTTACGCCCAAGTCTGCCCCTAACCGGACCAAGATCGTCCGGGAAGTGGAGGGGAAAAAGACCGAAATCAAGGTTAACATGGAAACCCTGGTGCAGGCAGGGGATACGATTATCGTGCCGGAAAGCTTTTTTTAA